A genomic stretch from Candidatus Schekmanbacteria bacterium includes:
- a CDS encoding cbb3-type cytochrome c oxidase subunit I: MKDSPTYDFSSARGFILSSLFWAAAGLVIGFYLAMEFLHPQLNFAPWITYGRLRAAHVNGLAIGFGAGTIIGLSYYMVQRLSKATLFAPRLARFNLYFFNVTALLGVVSLLAGMTSSKEYAELEWPLDIMVVAVWVMFAVSFFGTLYRRKEKQMYVALWYMIGTIVTVAVIYIVNNLEVPISLFKSYSVFSGANDANVQWWYGHNMVAFLFTTPVIGFFYYFFPLSVKLPIYSHRISIIGFWSLVFAYLWTGAHHLIYTPLPDWIETVAIAFSIFLIAPSWATVINAFYTMNGNWGKMKSNYLTKFFVIGMLFYGLQTIQGPAQALRAWSRIVHYTDYIIGHVHMGTMGWVTLTTCGSIYYVASKLGSKGIYSEKLANIHFWLVLVGQLIYTISMWIAGIVQGFRWKEISADGSLVYNFNDLLQFNMPFWGARSAGGLLYLIGFMIFIYNVWMTLKVSPESDVRRGG; encoded by the coding sequence GTGAAAGACAGTCCGACTTACGATTTTTCATCTGCACGCGGTTTTATCCTCTCATCGCTTTTCTGGGCAGCCGCCGGATTGGTTATTGGCTTTTACCTTGCCATGGAATTCCTGCACCCACAGCTCAACTTCGCTCCATGGATAACTTACGGCAGACTTCGTGCCGCCCATGTAAATGGCCTTGCAATCGGATTCGGAGCAGGCACGATAATAGGGCTTTCCTATTACATGGTCCAGAGGCTTTCAAAAGCCACACTCTTTGCACCGCGCCTTGCAAGATTCAACCTTTATTTCTTCAATGTTACCGCACTTCTGGGAGTTGTCTCTCTTCTTGCAGGTATGACATCTTCAAAGGAATATGCCGAACTTGAATGGCCGCTTGATATAATGGTTGTCGCAGTCTGGGTCATGTTCGCTGTCAGCTTTTTCGGAACTCTATACAGACGCAAAGAAAAGCAGATGTATGTCGCGCTCTGGTACATGATAGGGACGATCGTAACGGTAGCCGTAATATATATCGTTAACAATCTTGAAGTCCCAATCTCCTTATTCAAATCATACTCGGTATTCAGCGGAGCCAATGACGCCAATGTGCAGTGGTGGTATGGTCACAATATGGTGGCCTTTCTTTTTACCACTCCTGTCATAGGATTCTTCTATTATTTCTTTCCGCTTTCTGTAAAACTCCCCATTTACAGCCACAGGATATCCATAATAGGGTTCTGGTCTTTAGTGTTTGCCTACCTCTGGACAGGAGCGCATCATCTTATATATACGCCGCTTCCCGACTGGATAGAAACGGTCGCAATAGCCTTCAGCATATTTCTTATTGCCCCCTCATGGGCAACAGTGATCAACGCCTTCTATACCATGAACGGCAACTGGGGGAAAATGAAGAGCAATTACCTGACGAAATTTTTCGTAATAGGTATGCTTTTTTACGGCTTACAGACCATTCAGGGACCGGCACAGGCCCTGAGGGCATGGAGCAGGATAGTCCATTACACAGATTATATAATAGGCCATGTCCACATGGGAACTATGGGCTGGGTAACACTTACAACCTGCGGAAGCATCTACTATGTTGCTTCAAAGCTTGGGAGCAAGGGGATATACAGCGAAAAGCTCGCAAACATACACTTCTGGCTGGTACTCGTAGGACAGCTAATCTATACGATAAGCATGTGGATTGCAGGGATAGTACAGGGCTTCAGATGGAAGGAAATCAGTGCTGATGGAAGCCTGGTTTATAACTTCAATGACCTTTTACAGTTCAACATGCCATTCTGGGGAGCAAGGTCGGCGGGAGGACTGCTTTATCTCATTGGTTTCATGATATTCATTTACAATGTTTGGATGACCCTCAAAGTATCGCCTGAATCAGATGTAAGGAGGGGAGGCTAA
- the gap gene encoding type I glyceraldehyde-3-phosphate dehydrogenase has product MAVKVGINGFGRIGRNLVRAALGNDKVEIVAVNDITKADILAHLLKYDSVHGNIKAEVSSTEDSIIVNGKKIKVLSEKDPAKLPWKDLGVEVVVESTGLFTKRADAAKHIEAGAKKVIISAPATEPDITIVMGVNEKSYDASKHNIISNASCTTNCLAPVAKVLLQNFGIKRGLMTTIHSYTNDQRILDLPHKDLRRARAAALSMIPTTTGAARAVALVIPELKGKFDGMAMRVPTPNVSVVDLVVELEKPATVEAVNGALKKAAEGELKGILAFSDEPLVSIDFNGNSNSSIVDGKCTSIIDGSMLKVLSWYDNEWGYSCRIRDLIQYIAK; this is encoded by the coding sequence ATGGCTGTAAAGGTTGGAATAAATGGCTTTGGAAGGATAGGGAGAAACCTTGTTCGCGCTGCACTCGGCAATGATAAAGTCGAGATTGTAGCCGTAAACGATATAACTAAGGCTGACATACTGGCTCATCTGTTGAAGTATGATTCGGTTCACGGGAATATTAAAGCTGAGGTAAGCTCCACTGAGGATTCCATCATTGTTAACGGAAAGAAGATAAAAGTCCTTTCTGAAAAAGACCCAGCGAAGCTTCCGTGGAAAGACCTTGGCGTTGAAGTGGTTGTTGAGTCAACCGGGCTTTTCACCAAAAGGGCTGATGCGGCAAAGCACATTGAGGCTGGTGCAAAAAAAGTAATTATATCAGCTCCTGCGACAGAGCCGGATATCACTATAGTGATGGGAGTAAACGAGAAGTCCTATGATGCTTCAAAGCATAACATAATATCAAATGCATCATGTACGACAAACTGTCTTGCCCCAGTTGCAAAAGTCCTTCTCCAGAACTTTGGCATAAAAAGAGGGCTTATGACGACTATTCACTCTTATACAAACGATCAGCGCATCCTTGATCTTCCTCATAAAGATCTGAGGCGTGCCCGTGCTGCTGCATTATCCATGATACCGACAACAACAGGCGCAGCCCGCGCTGTTGCCCTTGTAATCCCTGAGCTTAAGGGAAAATTCGACGGCATGGCAATGAGAGTTCCTACACCGAATGTTTCTGTCGTTGACCTTGTGGTTGAGCTTGAAAAGCCAGCAACAGTGGAAGCTGTTAACGGCGCACTCAAAAAAGCAGCCGAAGGGGAACTAAAAGGTATCCTTGCATTCAGCGATGAGCCGCTGGTTTCAATAGATTTCAACGGCAATTCCAATTCTTCCATTGTTGACGGAAAATGCACATCAATCATTGATGGCAGCATGCTGAAGGTGCTGTCGTGGTATGATAATGAGTGGGGGTATTCGTGTCGTATACGCGACCTCATACAGTACATCGCAAAGTAA
- a CDS encoding DNA alkylation repair protein: MKSTIKEIHIRLQKLGSKEKAKFLQGFFKTGPGEYAEGDIFLGISVPDIRKLVNEYKTLTAEEILPLLRSPIHEERLFALLILVYSYSKGDEPVRKHIYGMYLNNTKYINNWDLVDSSAPMIVGAYLFDRNRKPLYQLAKSDSLWERRISMIATFHFIKYRQISDTLKIAKLLLRDKEDLIHKAAGWMLREVGKKDMRSEEEFLKEHCKKMPRTMLRYAIERFPQQKRKIYLDGNIII; the protein is encoded by the coding sequence TTGAAATCTACCATAAAAGAAATCCATATCCGTTTGCAGAAGCTCGGGAGCAAGGAAAAAGCGAAGTTCCTGCAGGGGTTCTTCAAAACAGGACCGGGTGAATATGCCGAAGGTGACATTTTTCTTGGCATTAGCGTTCCTGATATCAGGAAGCTGGTAAATGAATACAAGACACTTACTGCAGAGGAAATACTGCCTCTCCTTAGGTCTCCCATACACGAGGAAAGATTGTTTGCTCTTCTCATACTTGTTTACTCCTATTCAAAAGGAGATGAACCTGTGAGAAAGCACATTTACGGGATGTATCTGAATAACACAAAGTACATAAATAACTGGGATCTCGTTGACAGCTCTGCCCCTATGATCGTAGGGGCTTATCTTTTTGACAGGAACAGGAAGCCTCTTTATCAACTGGCAAAATCAGATAGCCTTTGGGAGCGCCGAATTTCTATGATAGCGACGTTTCATTTTATCAAATATCGCCAGATTTCAGATACTTTGAAGATTGCAAAATTGCTGCTCAGAGATAAGGAAGACTTGATACATAAAGCAGCGGGGTGGATGTTGCGCGAAGTCGGAAAAAAGGATATGCGAAGCGAGGAAGAGTTTTTGAAAGAGCACTGCAAAAAAATGCCACGGACCATGCTCAGATATGCGATAGAAAGGTTCCCTCAGCAAAAGAGAAAAATCTATCTTGATGGGAATATAATAATATAA
- a CDS encoding phosphoglycerate kinase, whose protein sequence is MNKISIRDLKLAGKKVFIRVDFNVPLKDGKITDDTRIRESLPTIKYALDNGAAIILASHLGRPKGKVVPEMSLRPVEVRLGELLGKNVIMAPDCIGDEVKRLAGSMKPGDVMLLENLRFYKDEEANEPVFSRQLASLADLYVNDAFGTSHRAHSSVEGITKFMSPAAAGFLMEKEIEFLGNAVTSPARPFVAILGGAKVSDKIGVIQNLLTMVDSLLIGGAMAYTLLKAKGINIGNSLVEEDKVELAKRIISIASENRKELLLPCDHVITAELKSGAGYSISEKDIPAGMKGVDIGPATVDAYSKIIMGAKTIVWNGPMGVFEIDEFSKGTFSIAKAIAESGATSIVGGGDSIAAVKRSGMESKFAHISTGGGASLEFLEGKELPGIVALTDKN, encoded by the coding sequence CTGAATAAAATAAGCATAAGAGATTTGAAACTTGCAGGAAAGAAGGTCTTCATACGCGTTGATTTTAACGTGCCGTTAAAAGACGGGAAGATCACTGATGATACGCGTATCCGCGAATCACTGCCTACAATAAAATATGCCCTGGACAATGGGGCGGCTATTATTTTAGCTTCTCACCTTGGAAGGCCAAAGGGGAAGGTTGTCCCTGAAATGAGTCTTCGCCCTGTGGAGGTAAGGCTTGGTGAGCTTTTAGGAAAGAATGTGATAATGGCTCCGGACTGCATTGGTGATGAGGTAAAAAGGCTTGCCGGCAGCATGAAACCTGGAGATGTGATGCTCCTTGAGAACCTTCGGTTTTATAAGGATGAGGAAGCCAACGAACCGGTGTTTTCACGCCAGCTTGCTTCCCTTGCAGATCTATATGTCAATGATGCTTTCGGGACATCTCACAGAGCGCACAGCTCCGTTGAAGGGATAACGAAATTCATGTCCCCTGCTGCGGCAGGGTTCCTCATGGAAAAGGAGATAGAGTTTTTAGGTAATGCAGTTACATCTCCTGCCAGGCCTTTTGTCGCAATATTGGGAGGCGCTAAGGTTTCTGATAAGATAGGAGTGATACAAAATCTACTTACAATGGTTGATTCCCTGCTCATTGGCGGGGCTATGGCTTACACTTTGCTCAAGGCTAAGGGGATAAATATCGGGAATTCCCTTGTCGAGGAGGACAAGGTTGAACTTGCCAAAAGAATTATTTCAATTGCATCGGAAAACAGGAAGGAGCTTCTTTTACCTTGCGACCATGTTATCACTGCTGAACTAAAATCTGGTGCAGGGTACAGTATATCTGAAAAAGACATACCGGCAGGGATGAAGGGCGTTGATATTGGTCCTGCTACTGTTGACGCTTATTCGAAAATCATAATGGGCGCGAAAACAATAGTATGGAATGGTCCGATGGGGGTCTTTGAAATAGATGAGTTCTCAAAAGGTACGTTTTCCATCGCAAAGGCGATCGCAGAATCAGGAGCAACGAGCATAGTAGGCGGCGGTGATTCGATAGCCGCTGTGAAAAGAAGCGGGATGGAAAGTAAATTTGCGCATATCTCAACCGGCGGTGGAGCCTCTCTTGAATTCCTTGAGGGGAAAGAGCTTCCGGGAATAGTAGCGCTAACGGATAAAAATTAA
- a CDS encoding triose-phosphate isomerase, which yields MRKTIIAGNWKMNMNLPEAEALASGILCECLHVQDVEIVIAPPFTALVPVWEKIKMHRRIRLSGQNCFWEEKGAFTGEISPAMLIDAGCTYVIIGHSERRQFFGETDETVNRKIAAALRFGLKPIVCVGETLSERDGGKTFEVIEQQITGGFKEILKSDFQKIVVAYEPVWAIGTGKTATPAQAEEVHSFIRSLLQREKGDEVAENTSILYGGSVTPDNVKAIMSEADIDGALVGGASLKPESFSRIVKFKEEGK from the coding sequence ATGCGAAAGACAATAATAGCCGGAAACTGGAAGATGAACATGAATTTGCCTGAGGCAGAAGCGCTGGCTTCCGGTATCTTGTGTGAATGCCTGCATGTGCAGGATGTAGAAATAGTGATAGCCCCGCCTTTTACTGCTCTTGTCCCTGTATGGGAAAAAATAAAGATGCACAGGAGAATAAGGCTTTCAGGACAGAACTGTTTCTGGGAAGAGAAAGGCGCTTTTACCGGGGAAATCTCACCGGCCATGCTCATAGATGCCGGCTGTACATATGTCATAATCGGCCACTCCGAGAGGAGACAGTTTTTCGGTGAGACTGATGAGACTGTGAATCGTAAGATAGCAGCAGCATTAAGATTCGGGTTAAAGCCCATTGTCTGTGTCGGCGAGACGCTTTCTGAACGGGATGGAGGCAAGACGTTTGAAGTAATCGAACAGCAGATAACAGGGGGATTTAAAGAAATTTTAAAATCAGATTTTCAGAAGATCGTGGTTGCTTATGAGCCTGTATGGGCTATAGGGACAGGAAAGACGGCAACACCGGCGCAGGCAGAAGAAGTCCATTCTTTTATCAGGAGTTTGTTACAGAGGGAAAAAGGCGACGAAGTCGCAGAAAATACTTCTATTTTATATGGAGGGAGCGTGACACCTGACAATGTTAAGGCTATAATGAGTGAAGCTGACATAGACGGTGCTCTTGTCGGAGGCGCAAGCCTCAAGCCGGAAAGTTTTTCAAGGATCGTAAAATTTAAAGAGGAAGGAAAGTAA
- the secG gene encoding preprotein translocase subunit SecG, with amino-acid sequence MHTFLLVIHIIVSLFLILVVLLQRGKGSEMGAAFGGSSQTLFGSYGSSGFLGKLTTAAATIFMITSLMLSSMSSKSSATSAIPDMPVSSQSSKTAPVSPLQQGEKTPENAPVQVPETK; translated from the coding sequence ATGCATACATTTTTGCTCGTGATACACATAATCGTTAGTCTTTTCCTTATACTTGTTGTTCTGCTTCAACGGGGAAAAGGAAGCGAGATGGGGGCTGCATTCGGAGGATCAAGCCAGACTCTATTTGGAAGCTACGGCTCTTCAGGTTTTTTAGGAAAACTTACAACGGCTGCAGCAACTATATTTATGATAACTTCCCTTATGCTTTCTTCCATGTCATCGAAATCAAGCGCGACATCGGCTATCCCTGATATGCCTGTATCATCTCAGAGCAGTAAGACAGCGCCTGTGTCGCCGTTACAGCAGGGAGAGAAGACTCCGGAAAATGCACCGGTTCAGGTTCCAGAAACAAAATAA
- the gcvT gene encoding glycine cleavage system aminomethyltransferase GcvT: MTTNGNPRRTPLYPIHVKLGARIIDFHGWEMPVQYSGIREEHFAVREKAGIFDVCHMGTVGIKGKNALKMVQKVYTGDASPMREGDIHYGLLCNENGGIIDDVTLFKVSEENYFFCVNASNVSKDYDWIKNVIGNDAEAINESETGGIIALQGPLADDILSGVSEGVDLKSIKTFKFDYGRVAGVNAIISRTGYTGERGFEFFFEREKALLIWEEIFKAGVGMGLKPAGLGARDTLRLEMKYTLYGNDIGDSVSPIEACLERYISFDKGDFIGRDALLKEKESGSKRRLAGFRMIDLGIPRQGFEIMIDGMVIGYVTSGGHSFSTENNIGMALVDTRHSVVGTQFFVSVRGKELKAEVVETPFYKRKK; encoded by the coding sequence ATGACTACTAACGGAAACCCTCGCAGGACGCCTCTTTATCCGATTCACGTAAAGCTGGGTGCAAGGATTATAGATTTTCATGGTTGGGAAATGCCTGTGCAATACAGCGGTATCAGGGAAGAACATTTTGCTGTCAGGGAAAAAGCCGGGATCTTTGATGTCTGCCACATGGGGACTGTCGGTATAAAAGGGAAGAACGCACTTAAGATGGTGCAGAAAGTTTATACCGGGGATGCTTCCCCGATGAGGGAAGGGGACATTCATTACGGTCTTCTCTGCAATGAAAACGGCGGGATAATTGATGATGTGACGCTATTCAAGGTTTCTGAAGAAAATTATTTTTTTTGTGTCAATGCCTCTAATGTCAGCAAGGATTATGATTGGATTAAAAATGTCATAGGAAACGATGCTGAAGCTATAAATGAGAGTGAGACGGGTGGGATAATCGCCCTGCAGGGGCCTCTTGCAGATGATATACTTTCCGGCGTGAGCGAAGGAGTTGATCTGAAATCCATAAAAACTTTTAAATTTGATTATGGCAGGGTTGCCGGAGTAAACGCCATTATCTCAAGAACAGGTTATACCGGCGAAAGAGGATTTGAATTTTTCTTTGAACGGGAAAAGGCTCTTCTTATCTGGGAGGAGATATTCAAGGCAGGAGTCGGTATGGGGCTAAAGCCTGCCGGCCTTGGAGCGCGGGATACTCTCCGTCTTGAGATGAAATACACCCTTTACGGCAATGACATTGGCGATAGTGTCTCACCTATTGAAGCATGTCTTGAAAGGTATATCAGCTTTGATAAGGGGGATTTCATAGGACGTGATGCACTGCTCAAGGAAAAAGAGTCTGGCTCTAAAAGGCGTCTTGCAGGATTCAGGATGATTGATTTAGGGATACCGAGGCAGGGCTTTGAAATAATGATCGATGGAATGGTCATCGGGTATGTCACAAGCGGGGGACATTCTTTCTCCACTGAAAACAATATAGGAATGGCTCTTGTTGATACGAGACATTCGGTTGTAGGTACACAGTTTTTTGTTTCTGTTCGCGGCAAAGAACTCAAAGCTGAAGTGGTGGAGACTCCGTTTTATAAAAGAAAAAAATAA
- the gcvH gene encoding glycine cleavage system protein GcvH, with the protein MGFPDELKYTKEHEWARVMNGNEVRIGITDYAQKELGDIVFIDIPSAGTEVEQGNAFGVIESVKAVSDLYSPVTGKISSVNEKLQDAPELVNNDPYGEGWMLSVEMSDSSQLNSLMDTAAYTAYVEEVKKG; encoded by the coding sequence ATGGGATTTCCTGATGAACTGAAATATACCAAAGAGCATGAGTGGGCCAGAGTAATGAACGGCAACGAGGTGCGTATAGGGATTACTGATTATGCCCAGAAAGAGCTTGGCGATATAGTGTTCATCGATATCCCATCAGCCGGAACTGAAGTTGAACAGGGGAATGCCTTCGGTGTAATTGAATCTGTAAAAGCAGTGTCTGACCTCTATTCGCCGGTGACCGGCAAGATAAGCAGTGTTAATGAAAAATTGCAGGATGCGCCTGAACTTGTCAACAATGATCCTTATGGCGAAGGATGGATGCTCTCAGTAGAGATGAGCGACAGTTCTCAGCTTAACAGTTTGATGGATACGGCAGCTTATACGGCTTATGTTGAAGAGGTTAAAAAGGGTTGA
- the gcvPA gene encoding aminomethyl-transferring glycine dehydrogenase subunit GcvPA — translation MKYIPNTAEDRANILKTLGKSNFSELLGDIPGNIVLKENIDIPAPVGEIDVERSLEGLSERNSHNHQILSFAGAGSYDHYIPAHIDSITSRSEFLTAYTPYQPEISQGTLQSIYEYQSIICELTGLDVANASMYDGSSALAEAVIMAARIKKGNKVVVAGTVNPLYCRVIETYVQGLGIEVVYVKTDNGVLDLDHLKSLISDDVIAAVFQYPNFFGNIEDAKELSELVKSKGAVLIFSVDPISLGILESPAKFGADIITGEGQSAGIPVSFGGPYLGFFACRREHMRQIPGRIVGATVDSAGHRGYVLTLQTREQHIRREKATSNICSNQALMALASTIYFVSLGKEGLREVALQCLSKSHYAANELCKNSEIELLNDMPFFKEFAVRLPVQGKVVIDRMSLAGILPGVHLELLGDEYANVLLVAVTEKRNKNEISSLVSGLNKVLKQVL, via the coding sequence TTGAAGTATATCCCCAATACTGCTGAAGACAGGGCAAATATATTAAAAACCCTGGGCAAATCGAATTTTTCAGAGCTTTTGGGAGATATCCCCGGGAATATCGTACTCAAAGAGAATATTGATATACCGGCTCCGGTTGGAGAAATAGATGTTGAAAGATCTCTTGAAGGACTCTCTGAAAGGAACAGCCATAACCACCAGATCCTAAGCTTTGCAGGCGCAGGCTCATACGATCATTATATCCCTGCGCATATTGATTCAATTACATCAAGGTCTGAGTTCCTCACAGCCTACACTCCATACCAACCCGAGATAAGCCAGGGTACTCTTCAGAGCATATACGAATACCAGAGTATTATCTGCGAGCTTACGGGGCTTGATGTGGCAAATGCCTCAATGTATGACGGGAGTTCAGCTCTTGCTGAGGCCGTCATAATGGCTGCCCGCATCAAAAAAGGGAACAAAGTAGTGGTGGCCGGGACTGTGAACCCCCTTTATTGCAGAGTGATTGAAACATACGTGCAGGGACTGGGGATTGAAGTGGTTTATGTGAAGACGGATAATGGCGTGCTGGATCTTGACCATTTAAAGAGCCTAATTTCCGATGATGTCATAGCAGCGGTATTCCAGTATCCGAATTTCTTCGGGAACATCGAAGACGCTAAGGAGTTGTCGGAGCTTGTAAAATCAAAAGGAGCAGTCCTTATCTTTTCAGTTGATCCAATCTCGCTTGGAATCCTTGAAAGTCCGGCTAAATTCGGTGCTGATATAATAACCGGCGAGGGGCAGTCTGCCGGGATTCCAGTTTCTTTTGGCGGTCCTTATCTTGGTTTTTTTGCATGCAGGAGAGAACATATGCGTCAGATTCCGGGCAGGATAGTCGGAGCTACAGTTGACTCTGCCGGACACCGCGGCTATGTTCTTACGCTTCAGACAAGGGAACAGCACATAAGGCGCGAGAAGGCAACTTCCAATATATGCTCCAATCAGGCACTTATGGCGCTTGCCTCTACCATATACTTTGTGAGCCTTGGGAAAGAAGGCCTTCGCGAGGTCGCGCTTCAGTGTCTTTCGAAATCTCATTACGCTGCAAATGAGCTTTGCAAAAATTCTGAAATTGAACTCTTGAATGATATGCCGTTCTTTAAAGAATTTGCTGTACGTCTCCCTGTACAGGGAAAAGTTGTCATTGACAGGATGAGCCTTGCAGGAATTCTTCCTGGTGTGCATCTTGAACTGCTGGGTGACGAATATGCGAACGTACTTCTTGTGGCTGTAACAGAAAAAAGAAACAAGAATGAAATATCCTCTCTTGTAAGCGGATTAAACAAGGTTTTAAAACAGGTGTTGTAG